Within the Ostrinia nubilalis chromosome 12, ilOstNubi1.1, whole genome shotgun sequence genome, the region TATGTTTACTATTAATTGACGCTGCTCATAGACAAGCGAGTGGGTCGCCAACTTACGTCGCCAATAATGATGCCAAGTACGGTGTCGCTCATTGTACAGGAGGcgtgtgagtttatatcaaacgtatGTCAACCGGTCGCAACTGGTTAGTGCGGACGGCGTCTGCGTGCTTCTGTGCCGCTCCTCGAGTGTAACCTGTGTTTCCCAAACTTTGTGATTTGCCTTAATAATGCCGAAATGTGCAAGTTGTTCCGCCGACGCCAGAGATGTGGCCCAGTGTAGTTCCTGCATGCTCTGCTACGATTTTAACTGTGCTGGAATCACGGAGGGCGGGTTCAGAAAGTTGGGAGATAGGAAAACAACATGGAAGTGCCCAAGATGCAAAGGCGGATCCACGCCAAAACTATCCTCGTCTAATTCTCCTTCGCCATCATTCCTGAGCCCGGACAGCGAGCTGCTCATGTCAGAAATCAAGAAGCTGTCTAGTCAGTTAGCGGCACTTGCGGGTTTGGCGCATGACGTAAAGGCTATTAAAGAAGATATACAGCAGCTAAAAAGTTCTGTAGAATTTGCCCATGAGTCATCGAAGTTATGTAAAGAGAAACTTAACGATCTGGAGATAAGGGTATCAGCAGTAGAAGCAAACCATGAAGAAAATATTGCACTAGTTCGACGTGTTTCACACCTGGAAGATATAGTGAAACAAAAGGATCAAACAGATCGACTAAATAATGCCGAAATCAAGGGAATTCCGTATAAAGATTCTGAGAACCTGATTGAAACTATTATGAAGCTTGGATCCCAGATTAATTGCAAAGTAACGCAACCTGACATAAACTACATTGTGCGCGTTCCAACTCGTAACGatcagaaaaacaaaaacattattgtGAACTTTAACAACCGGTACCTGAAGGAAAACTTTGTTGCGTGCGCAAGGGCACATAAGAATGTATCCGCAACTCAACTTGGATTTGTCTCTGAGAGCAAAATATTCGTCAATGACCACCTCACTATAGAGAACAAAATATTACTAAACAAAGCAAAAAAAGAAGCTAAAGACCGTGGATACTCTTTTGTTTGGGTAAAAAACTGCAAAATTTTCGTAAGGAAGAATCCAACATccccaataaaaaatataaaatcggATCTAGATTTAAAGAAACTTTAATTAAGTGTTGTTTAGTATACTATATGTTATGGTTGATCTTAGTGTTATCATATTATACCACAGATATCTATGATTATATAATATTTTGCATAATGTGCGTATTAACTGCGATTGTCGGTTCGGGGG harbors:
- the LOC135076453 gene encoding uncharacterized protein LOC135076453, producing MPKCASCSADARDVAQCSSCMLCYDFNCAGITEGGFRKLGDRKTTWKCPRCKGGSTPKLSSSNSPSPSFLSPDSELLMSEIKKLSSQLAALAGLAHDVKAIKEDIQQLKSSVEFAHESSKLCKEKLNDLEIRVSAVEANHEENIALVRRVSHLEDIVKQKDQTDRLNNAEIKGIPYKDSENLIETIMKLGSQINCKVTQPDINYIVRVPTRNDQKNKNIIVNFNNRYLKENFVACARAHKNVSATQLGFVSESKIFVNDHLTIENKILLNKAKKEAKDRGYSFVWVKNCKIFVRKNPTSPIKNIKSDLDLKKL